The genomic segment GGCGCAGATTCAATCACTCCGTATAAAAGCGCCGAAAACTTTCCGTCGTTCTGTTGCAGCCGCTCCACGATTTTATCCACTGTGTCCACGTCGTAATAATACAAGCCGCGTCCCAGCGCGTAGGTCAGCATCTTCTCGGTGAACGTCCGGTAAAAATCGGTTTGATGCTTCGTGGCCAAAATATGTTTCAATTCGCCCAGGTTTTTGAACGATTCGCCGGTGATCAACTGGCCCGAGGGATCAATCTCCTGCCCATGCTCGGTCGTGCGATACATGCCCATCGCGTTAAAATTTTCGAACGCCAAGCCGATCGGATCCATGCGATTATGACACGAACTGCACAGCGGTTTTTCGCGATGGATTTCCAACACCTGCCGCAGCGTTGGCTCATGATCCGCCATTCGCTTCTCGGAGATTTCCAGCGGCGGAATATTTGGCGGCGGCGGCGGCGTGGGATTGCCGAGGATGTTGTCGAGGATGAACAAGCCGCGCTTGACCGGCGAAGTGCGCGTCGGATTTGAAGTGACCACGAGGACATTGCCCATCGTCAGGACGCCGCCGCGCGGACAATCGGCGGGAAGCGTCACTTTGCGAAACTCGCTGCCGGTGACATTCAAATTGGTCAACCCGTAATGTTTCGCCAGGCGCTCATTAAGAAACGTGTAATCGCTGTCCACCAATTCCGTGATGTTGCGATCCTGCTGCACGATGTTGGCGAAATATAATTCCGTCTCGCGCTTCATCGCTTTGCGCAATTCATCGTTCATCTCGATGCGTGCCGGTTTGAAAATCTTCTGTGCCTTTTCGCGTAACGCCTGCCATTCCTTCTTCTCGTCCGGCGTGCGCTCTTCCGGCGGCTTATTGGACAATTCACGAAAACGCGCGCGTTGTTTATCCAGATCGGGATCAGGCCTTTCATCGCGTGACAAAATGGACCGCGCATCAATCGCCACCGTATCAATGTCACGCGCCTGCAGCCATTGGCCGGTGAAATTCACCGCCAACGCATTCGCACGCGGATCGGCCAGCATGCGCTTTACCTGGGCGTCGAGGTTCGTGCGCAACGTCTTCGACGCTGCCAAACGGAACAACTCATCATCCGGCATCGAGGACCAAAGAAAATACGACAACCGCGAGGCCAAAGAATATTCATCAATCAATGCCGCACGCCCGATGCGCTGGGTTTCCATGCCTTCTTCGCGGAACAAAAATTGCGGCGAAGCCAGCACTGCTTCCATGGCCCCGGATACGCCGGACTCGAAGGTTTTTTTGGGCTGGTCATAAATCTTCTCCGCCAGCGTCACCAGCCGCCGCAAGGTTTCGTCATCCACGGGGCGCCGAAACGCCTTGGTCGCGAAAGCCCCCAGCAATTCCTTCGCATAAGCCCGCCGCGCGCCTGCCCCGCTGGGCACAGCCTTGGGGAAATAACGCGAATAATTTTTTGGCGCGACCCAATATTTTTCATCCGTCGGCCCGCGCACGGTGACGGAATCAATCCGTATTATCAGTGCCCGAACCTGCTTCTCCTGCGGCGTCAACGGCTGCACTTCAAACACCATTTCGTGATCGCCCGCGGCCAGGTTCGCCGCCAATTCGTAGTGAAAGTTTTTTCCGGTGGCACGAACGTATTCCTTTTTCAGCATCTCCTTGCCGTCGAGGCGGAAAATCATCTGGCATTTATTATAATCAAATTCATTGTCCACATAACGCTCGTTTCCGCCGAGGTCCAAAATCAAATCGTATCGCCCGTCGTGCTCGATGTGATAGGTGTTCGTGACGGCGTCTTTTTCATAGTAGGACAATGACGTTGAGCCGTATTCCATCGAGTGATGTTCGCCCGGTTTCGGATGGCGAAAATTCCTTCCGCCGATCAAATTCTCGGGAATGATGTGCGAGGTCTGCGGGACGGTTTTGGCGATGATGGTTTTTGCCGCGTCCAGATATTTTTCCAACAGCATGGGTGAAAGCGTGAGCACATCGCCGATGTCATCGAATCCATAACCGGTATCGTCCGGGGGGAATTCTTCATCGGTATTGTACTCCACTCCAAGCAGGTCACGTATCGTATTGCGATATTCCACGCGATTCAACCGGCGCACGGTTACCCGGCCCGGATCGGGATGTTGCGGATTGATCCCAAACTCTTCGAATTTGATCCAGTCAACGATGCGCCCTTGTTCGTCGGCGGAAGGGCGCGATTTTTTTTTGGCGGGAGGCATCATGCCCGAACGCAGATTCTTCAACACGGCGAACCACAAGGTGTGGTTGGTCATGATGGAATCGTCCGTTTTGAGTTGATCGAACGCGATGCCGCCCTTGTTCTCACCGTCTTCGTGGCAGTCGGCGCAATACTCGTCAAGGATCGGCCGTATCTTTGCATGAAAGTCCGCTACTGCGGGCGTTTCCGTTGCTTGCGCAACCGTCACGCCGCAAAAAAGCAGCACGAACAAGATATACTTCCAATGCATGACTCTTTCGACGCCTCAACCCGGACAATATTCTAAAAGTCCGGCTTTTTATAGCGACCAGGATGCCAAAATGGCCGCGCGCAGCGACACCTCATTTTGGGTTCCCCAGTTTCGGCTAAAATTGCGTCGAAAGCAAGGCACTATATAGGGGACAAGCTATTGTCCACAACTCCCTCTTCCTAAGTCCTGTAACTCACCAAAGAAGGCTATTCCGCCACCGTAATCGAAGCGATCAGGCCGTCCAGGTTGAGCATGTACAATTCGCCATCGTTGTCCTCGGCGAAGCTCGAAATCGTCCTGGGTTGTGACAATAACATGCCTTGTTTCACGACCTTCCCTGCTGCTTTATCATAGCGGAAACCCCAAATCGTCCCCAACGCGAAGTCGCCATATATATATACGCCTTGTAGCGAGGGATATTTTTTCCCGCGATACACATATCCACCGATCACGCATAGCCCGGTCGTATGATCGGGGAACAGCGATTCGGGCAGCATCTTGGGGTTATGAGGGTATTCCATGACCGGATCAATATATTGCGCGCCTGGAGGCGACGGCTTGAAATAATGGGTCGCCTCGCGCGCGCACCAGCCGTAATTTCCGCCCTTCACGATCAAATCAATCTCTTCCCACAAATCCTGCCCCACGTCACCGGCCCACAAGTCGCCCGTTTCACGGTCGAAGCTGTAGCGCCACGGATTGCGCAAACCGTACGCCCAGATTTCGTGCTTCACGCCGAGCCCGTTCATCGGCGGTTCTTTTACAAACGGATTGTCTTTTGGAATGCCATATTGTAACTCGTGCTTGTTCTGGCCGGAGCCTTCCATCGCGCGCGAATTCACATCAATCCGCAAAATCTTCGCAAGAAACGTGGACGTGTTTTGGCCGTTGTTGTGGGGATCGTAACCAAGCCCGCCGTCACCCAATGCGATGTATAAATAACCATCGGGGCCAAAGCTCAACTCGCCGCCCTTGTGGTTCCAGGAAATCGGCTGCGGCACTTCCAGAAGGATGCGTTCGGATTTCAAGTCGGCCTTGTTGGGATCCTCTTTTGAAACGCGAAATTCGCTGATCACGCTGCGGCGCGGGTTCTGCTGGTTGTAATAAACGTAAAATAATCCATTCGTCTGGAACCCCGGATGAAACGCGATGCTCATCAGTCCTTCTTCGTTTTCGACGAATGGCTTGCGGTCCACGATATTGAAAAACTCCTGCGATTTGCTGCCATCGCTGCCCTTTTGCAAAATCACAATGCGCCCCGCCTGCTCGACCAGGAACAGCCGGCCCGAACCATCGGGAGCCTCGCTCATCCACACCGGACGATCCGCTTTGTATTCCGTGAACGCCGGCTTCAACACAACTTTGGGCAAATCCTGAGCGCCCGCCAAACTTGCCAGCGCGAGAAACGCCAGGCATCGAGTCACTGCGAAAATATTTTTAAGCATGGCGCGTACTGTAAACAGAATCGGCCTTGATGCAACCCCCTTGCAACATCCTTTTTCGGTGCTAGCTTTTTGTGTGCAAATGCCACGCATATCCATCGCTATGAGATTTCTAATTTCATG from the Verrucomicrobiia bacterium genome contains:
- a CDS encoding DUF1592 domain-containing protein — encoded protein: MHWKYILFVLLFCGVTVAQATETPAVADFHAKIRPILDEYCADCHEDGENKGGIAFDQLKTDDSIMTNHTLWFAVLKNLRSGMMPPAKKKSRPSADEQGRIVDWIKFEEFGINPQHPDPGRVTVRRLNRVEYRNTIRDLLGVEYNTDEEFPPDDTGYGFDDIGDVLTLSPMLLEKYLDAAKTIIAKTVPQTSHIIPENLIGGRNFRHPKPGEHHSMEYGSTSLSYYEKDAVTNTYHIEHDGRYDLILDLGGNERYVDNEFDYNKCQMIFRLDGKEMLKKEYVRATGKNFHYELAANLAAGDHEMVFEVQPLTPQEKQVRALIIRIDSVTVRGPTDEKYWVAPKNYSRYFPKAVPSGAGARRAYAKELLGAFATKAFRRPVDDETLRRLVTLAEKIYDQPKKTFESGVSGAMEAVLASPQFLFREEGMETQRIGRAALIDEYSLASRLSYFLWSSMPDDELFRLAASKTLRTNLDAQVKRMLADPRANALAVNFTGQWLQARDIDTVAIDARSILSRDERPDPDLDKQRARFRELSNKPPEERTPDEKKEWQALREKAQKIFKPARIEMNDELRKAMKRETELYFANIVQQDRNITELVDSDYTFLNERLAKHYGLTNLNVTGSEFRKVTLPADCPRGGVLTMGNVLVVTSNPTRTSPVKRGLFILDNILGNPTPPPPPNIPPLEISEKRMADHEPTLRQVLEIHREKPLCSSCHNRMDPIGLAFENFNAMGMYRTTEHGQEIDPSGQLITGESFKNLGELKHILATKHQTDFYRTFTEKMLTYALGRGLYYYDVDTVDKIVERLQQNDGKFSALLYGVIESAPFQERRITDTLAQSASIGHDAGE
- a CDS encoding PQQ-dependent sugar dehydrogenase, giving the protein MTRCLAFLALASLAGAQDLPKVVLKPAFTEYKADRPVWMSEAPDGSGRLFLVEQAGRIVILQKGSDGSKSQEFFNIVDRKPFVENEEGLMSIAFHPGFQTNGLFYVYYNQQNPRRSVISEFRVSKEDPNKADLKSERILLEVPQPISWNHKGGELSFGPDGYLYIALGDGGLGYDPHNNGQNTSTFLAKILRIDVNSRAMEGSGQNKHELQYGIPKDNPFVKEPPMNGLGVKHEIWAYGLRNPWRYSFDRETGDLWAGDVGQDLWEEIDLIVKGGNYGWCAREATHYFKPSPPGAQYIDPVMEYPHNPKMLPESLFPDHTTGLCVIGGYVYRGKKYPSLQGVYIYGDFALGTIWGFRYDKAAGKVVKQGMLLSQPRTISSFAEDNDGELYMLNLDGLIASITVAE